The Acomys russatus chromosome 1, mAcoRus1.1, whole genome shotgun sequence genome has a window encoding:
- the LOC127191684 gene encoding acyl-coenzyme A thioesterase 6 isoform X4: MAATLSLEPAGRSCWDEPLSISVRGLAPEQPVTLRAALRDEKGALFSAHARYRADAHGELDLTRAPALGGSFAGLEPMGLLWAMEPEQPLRRLVKRDVQTPFVVELEVLEGHEPEGGRQLAKAVHERHFMAPGVRRVPVREGRVRATLFLPPGKDRSPGIIDLFGSGGGLCEYRASLLAGHGFAVLALAYFRFEDLPEYLRDVRLEYFEEALAFMLQHPKVKGPDIGLLGFSKGGDLCLSVATFLKDNITATVLINTCVANTMVPLCYKDLVVPELACDPTKQKTTASGLLDLVDIWNNPLEEPNRQSLIPLEKAQGPFLFIVGLDDHNWKSEFYAHIACGRLQAHGKDRPQIICYPDTGHCVDPPYFPPSIASVHATFGVPIFYGGEPSAHSRAQVDAWQQIQTFFQKYLSGEKPVKSSKM, encoded by the exons ATGGCCGCGACGCTGAGCCTGGAGCCCGCGGGCCGCAGCTGCTGGGACGAGCCGCTGAGCATCTCCGTGCGCGGCCTGGCCCCCGAGCAGCCCGTCACGCTGCGCGCCGCCCTGCGCGACGAGAAGGGCGCGCTCTTCAGCGCCCACGCGCGCTACCGCGCCGATGCCCACGGAGAGCTGGACCTGACGCGCGCGCCCGCGCTGGGCGGCAGCTTCGCGGGGCTCGAGCCCATGGGGCTGCTCTGGGCCATGGAGCCCGAACAGCCTTTGCGGCGCCTGGTGAAGCGCGACGTGCAGACGCCCTTCGTGGTGGAGCTGGAGGTGCTGGAGGGACACGAGCCCGAGGGCGGGCGGCAGCTGGCGAAGGCGGTGCACGAGCGTCACTTCATGGCCCCTGGGGTGAGGCGCGTGCCCGTGCGCGAGGGCCGGGTGCGCGCCacgctcttcctgcctccag GCAAGGACCGGTCCCCTGGCATCATCGACTTGTTTGGAAGTGGCGGTGGCCTGTGTGAATACAGAGCCAGCCTCCTGGCTGGGCACGGCTTTGCTGTGCTTGCTCTGGCTTATTTCCGATTTGAAGACCTCCCTGAGTATTTGAGGGATGTGCGCCTGGAGTACTTTGAAGAAGCCTTGGCCTTTATGCTGCAGCACCCAAAG GTGAAAGGCCCAGATATCGGGCTTCTCGGTTTCTCCAAAGGCGGTGACCTGTGCCTCTCAGTGGCTACCTTCCTGAAGGACAACATCACGGCCACTGTCCTTATCAACACCTGTGTGGCCAACACAATGGTTCCTCTGTGCTACAAAGATCTTGTTGTTCCTGAGCTTGCCTGtgacccaacaaaacaaaagaccacgGCGTCAGGCCTTTTGGATTTGGTGGATATTTGGAACAATCCGCTGGAGGAACCCAACCGCCAAAGTCTTATTCCCTTGGAAAAGGCCCAGGGACCCTTCCTGTTTATTGTGGGCTTGGATGACCATAATTGGAAGAGTGAGTTTTATGCTCATATAGCCTGTGGACGTCTCCAAGCCCATGGGAAAGACCGACCCCAGATAATCTGTTATCCAGACACTGGCCACTGTGTTGACCCACCGTATTTCCCTCCTTCCATAGCATCTGTGCACGCGACGTTTGGTGTACCAATATTCTACGGCGGTGAGCCAAGTGCTCACTCAAGGGCACAGGTGGATGCCTGGCAACAAATTCAAACTTTCTTCCAAAAATATCTCAGTGGTGAAAAGCCTGTCAAGAGCAGCAAAATGTAG